A section of the Sphaerobacter thermophilus DSM 20745 genome encodes:
- a CDS encoding TolB family protein, with the protein MLALIVILSALPLAPSLAVTAASIQPSGLVAYLDRGNNLWVSQDSGAGAVQLTTAGGYTGFVWSPDGTRLAAVGPVSGGAGVSLVGTDPSFGVRELHTGTAPAWSPDSRRVAIIDGGTVHIYDREGGYQRSVGVGADAIQWSPDGRRIGFTRWLSDPYGTGCAIRDLGWIDADTGASHGVARTFGKFAWAGDGARLLYVSADDGTVRAFDTRSGSGQRLSSRSANPCGGPFFTSNDGRTLFFLDYGAGGRDLVAVNLSSLQERVYRNLPIGYPARTLPDSYVSVDPLARFAYVVQTYPTTITRVDLQSGALQQMLFNDYRMVLGFSPDRDRVALLATPYGEPSVTYIRDLTTGEETAFTNVGWLAWQGTPITASTVDAWTRVWDREDRPVAALAAHRTWIWGPAPFATRQEPYLEAPGGRRAVQYYDKSRMEVTHPDGDQSSRWYVTNGLLVKELITGQMQVGDASFVERGPAHVPVAGDPDDTLGPTYATLQGVLSAPPTPAGTEIRASIDRHGNVGSDGPGGVFAQEYIPDTNHTIADVFWAYLNSRGLVWDGANFVDGKLFEPTFFATGFPITEPYWTKAKVGGEVKDVLVQCFERRCLTYTPSNPEGWKVEMGNVGRHYYAWRYGG; encoded by the coding sequence ATGCTCGCTCTCATCGTCATCCTCAGCGCGCTCCCCCTCGCACCGTCTCTTGCCGTTACCGCCGCCAGCATCCAACCGTCCGGCCTGGTCGCCTACCTGGACCGCGGCAACAACCTGTGGGTCAGCCAGGACAGCGGCGCAGGCGCAGTCCAGCTCACCACAGCGGGCGGCTACACGGGGTTTGTCTGGTCGCCCGACGGCACCCGCCTGGCCGCCGTCGGCCCGGTCAGCGGCGGCGCGGGCGTGTCGCTGGTCGGGACCGACCCGAGCTTCGGCGTGCGTGAGCTGCACACCGGTACCGCGCCCGCCTGGTCCCCGGATAGCCGCCGCGTCGCGATCATCGACGGGGGGACGGTCCACATCTACGACCGCGAGGGAGGCTACCAGCGCAGCGTCGGTGTCGGAGCCGACGCCATCCAGTGGTCGCCCGACGGCCGGCGCATCGGCTTCACCCGCTGGCTGAGCGACCCCTACGGCACCGGCTGCGCCATCCGCGACCTCGGCTGGATCGACGCTGACACCGGCGCGAGCCACGGCGTCGCCCGCACGTTCGGCAAGTTCGCGTGGGCCGGGGACGGCGCTCGGCTCCTCTACGTCTCCGCGGACGACGGCACCGTTCGCGCCTTCGACACCCGCTCCGGCTCCGGGCAGCGCCTCTCCTCTCGGTCGGCCAATCCCTGCGGTGGGCCCTTCTTCACCAGCAACGACGGCCGCACGCTCTTCTTCCTGGACTACGGCGCGGGTGGGCGCGACCTCGTCGCCGTCAACCTGTCGTCGCTCCAAGAGCGGGTCTACCGGAACCTGCCGATCGGCTACCCGGCGCGCACGCTGCCCGACAGCTACGTCTCGGTCGACCCGCTGGCGCGCTTCGCCTACGTGGTGCAGACGTATCCGACCACCATCACCCGGGTCGATCTCCAGTCCGGCGCGCTCCAGCAGATGCTCTTCAACGACTACCGCATGGTGCTCGGCTTCTCGCCCGACCGCGACCGGGTCGCCCTGCTCGCCACACCCTACGGTGAGCCGAGCGTGACCTACATCCGCGATCTGACCACCGGCGAGGAGACCGCCTTCACCAACGTTGGCTGGCTCGCCTGGCAGGGGACGCCGATCACCGCCTCCACCGTGGATGCCTGGACCCGCGTCTGGGATCGGGAGGACCGCCCGGTCGCGGCGCTCGCGGCACACCGCACCTGGATCTGGGGCCCGGCCCCCTTCGCCACCCGCCAGGAGCCCTATCTCGAGGCGCCCGGTGGCCGTCGCGCGGTGCAGTACTACGACAAGAGCCGTATGGAGGTGACGCATCCCGACGGCGATCAGAGCAGCCGCTGGTACGTCACCAACGGCCTGCTGGTCAAAGAGTTGATCACCGGCCAGATGCAGGTCGGTGACGCCAGCTTCGTCGAGCGCGGCCCGGCACATGTCCCGGTGGCGGGGGACCCGGACGACACGCTTGGTCCGACCTACGCCACGCTCCAGGGTGTGCTCTCGGCCCCGCCGACCCCGGCCGGCACCGAGATCCGCGCGAGCATCGACCGGCACGGCAATGTCGGCAGCGACGGGCCGGGTGGCGTCTTCGCCCAGGAGTACATCCCGGACACCAACCACACCATCGCCGACGTCTTCTGGGCCTACCTCAACTCGCGCGGACTGGTCTGGGACGGGGCGAACTTCGTCGACGGGAAGCTGTTCGAGCCGACCTTCTTCGCCACCGGCTTCCCGATCACCGAACCCTACTGGACCAAGGCCAAGGTCGGGGGCGAGGTGAAGGACGTTCTCGTGCAGTGCTTCGAGCGGCGCTGCCTGACCTACACGCCGTCCAACCCGGAGGGGTGGAAGGTCGAGATGGGCAACGTCGGCCGTCACTACTACGCCTGGCGTTACGGCGGCTGA
- a CDS encoding transposase, whose amino-acid sequence MDVDTFLITVYVLVDTFCQTHLPPEPRRPGPAPALSRSEVLTLAIFGQWMRFSSEQDFYRYAERHLRPYFPTLPHRSQYNRLLRRHQAALAQFALYLAEQLGRGPVPCDVLDVAPAPVRNAKRRGRGWLAGEANIGFSLRLGWFAGFRVLTAVSLEGVITGWGVAPASTNERPLAETLIAARAHPDPRLPSVGSPVGIYLADSGFGGEGYEAHLAATYGVTLVATPQRGSRRRWPKAVRRWAARHRQIVETVVGRLLHTFGLARERPHTLAGFQARLAARVALHNLCCWLNRQRERPLLAVANLITW is encoded by the coding sequence ATGGATGTGGACACCTTCCTGATTACAGTCTATGTCCTGGTCGACACCTTCTGCCAGACCCACCTGCCCCCGGAGCCCCGCCGCCCCGGTCCCGCCCCCGCCCTGAGCCGCAGCGAGGTCTTGACCCTGGCCATCTTCGGGCAGTGGATGAGGTTCTCCAGTGAGCAGGACTTCTATCGCTACGCCGAGCGGCACCTGCGGCCTTATTTCCCGACCCTGCCCCACCGCAGCCAATACAACCGCCTGCTGCGCCGCCACCAGGCCGCCCTGGCTCAGTTCGCGCTGTATCTGGCCGAGCAGCTGGGGCGGGGACCGGTCCCCTGTGACGTCCTCGATGTGGCCCCGGCCCCGGTACGCAACGCCAAGCGCCGCGGGCGGGGCTGGTTGGCCGGTGAGGCCAACATCGGCTTCAGCTTGCGCCTGGGCTGGTTTGCCGGCTTCCGCGTGCTGACCGCGGTCAGCCTGGAAGGGGTGATCACCGGCTGGGGCGTGGCCCCGGCCAGCACCAACGAGCGTCCCCTGGCCGAGACCCTGATCGCTGCCCGCGCGCACCCCGATCCCCGCCTGCCCAGTGTCGGCAGCCCGGTCGGGATCTACCTGGCCGACAGTGGCTTTGGAGGTGAGGGCTACGAGGCGCACCTGGCGGCCACCTACGGGGTGACGCTGGTGGCCACCCCGCAGCGGGGCAGTCGGCGGCGCTGGCCCAAGGCGGTCCGCCGCTGGGCGGCCCGCCATCGCCAGATCGTGGAGACGGTCGTTGGACGACTGCTGCACACCTTCGGGCTGGCACGCGAGCGGCCGCACACCCTGGCGGGTTTCCAGGCGCGGCTGGCGGCCCGGGTGGCGCTGCACAATCTCTGCTGCTGGCTGAATCGGCAGCGGGAACGGCCGCTGCTGGCGGTGGCGAACCTGATCACCTGGTAG
- a CDS encoding glycosyltransferase family 2 protein encodes MTCVSVVIVNHNTADLLARCLEHLRASVVDRPLDIWVVDNGSRDDSAALVRERFPDVRLIVSPRNLGFAGGNNLALRQILAEAPPGPARRNHYVLLLNTDCFVEPDTIARTAQFLDRQPDVGIVGPKVLLPDGRLDLACRRSFPTPASAFWKLTGLSRRFPNSPRFARYNLTYLDPDKTYEVDSVMGAYMMVRLAAIDDAGLLDERFFMYGEDLDWAYRIKQHGWRVFYYADARVLHVKGATSSRQSYRLIVEFYRAMYLFHRKHYAPGTFVLLNWLVTAGIIVRGGYALFRNLLRPAGAKRVA; translated from the coding sequence ATGACGTGCGTGTCGGTCGTCATTGTCAATCACAACACGGCGGACCTCCTCGCTCGGTGCCTGGAGCACCTGCGCGCCAGCGTGGTCGATCGCCCGCTCGACATCTGGGTGGTGGACAATGGTTCCCGCGACGACAGCGCGGCGCTGGTCCGGGAGCGGTTCCCCGATGTCCGCCTGATCGTGTCGCCGCGAAACCTGGGCTTCGCTGGGGGCAATAACCTGGCACTGCGCCAGATCCTGGCCGAGGCGCCGCCCGGTCCCGCCCGCAGGAACCACTACGTCCTCCTCCTCAACACCGACTGCTTCGTCGAGCCCGATACCATCGCGCGGACGGCCCAGTTCCTCGACCGGCAGCCCGACGTCGGGATTGTGGGCCCGAAGGTGCTGCTGCCCGACGGCCGCCTCGACCTCGCCTGCCGTCGCTCGTTCCCCACACCGGCGAGCGCCTTCTGGAAGCTGACCGGGCTGAGCCGGCGTTTCCCGAACTCGCCGCGCTTCGCCCGGTACAACCTCACCTACCTTGACCCCGACAAGACCTATGAGGTCGACTCGGTCATGGGCGCCTATATGATGGTGCGGCTCGCTGCGATCGACGACGCCGGGCTGCTCGACGAGCGCTTCTTCATGTATGGCGAGGATCTCGACTGGGCGTACCGTATCAAACAGCATGGATGGCGCGTTTTCTATTATGCGGACGCCCGCGTCCTGCACGTCAAAGGTGCGACAAGTTCGCGCCAGAGCTACCGGCTGATCGTTGAGTTCTACCGGGCGATGTATCTCTTCCACCGGAAGCATTACGCGCCCGGCACCTTCGTCCTGCTGAACTGGCTGGTTACTGCGGGGATTATCGTCCGGGGCGGCTACGCGCTGTTCCGCAACCTGCTCCGCCCGGCCGGCGCCAAGCGCGTGGCCTGA
- a CDS encoding undecaprenyl-phosphate glucose phosphotransferase produces MTKTSLPAGMSATPGARDHALTRRATLARRRWTETLFLGTQVALDALLVALAWFIAYRVPVALHLLRLPREFSTMQGLIVLGIIVGTTLLVFAIGGLYRLGRGASRVDTFYKICTHLSLAVLLAIAANAIVLHENVVLSRRVLVLGWLLAIAMVTTGRLLHSFVVGQVRLRGVAVDRLLIVGTGTNARIVHDKIRKMPELGYHLVGFLAHPSEGTPPDTVNGVPVYGTTGRLAEVVRRHRIDELILALEGTPHAEALDLVYQVMDLPVNIRVYPDLFRLITNDELTVSDLGGLPMVTVRTAGLRTWSRIVKRAVDLAVSSAVLVFCSPLMLLLAILIKLDSPGPVFFVQERVGHDGVPFNLLKFRSMPVDAEKETGPVWATPDDPRPTRIGRFMRRYSLDELPQFINVFLGEMSVVGPRPERPHFVEQFRQTIPYYMARHREKSGITGWAQVNGLRGDTSIQERTQYDLYYVENWSLLFDIKIMIKTLARIINDENAY; encoded by the coding sequence GTGACCAAGACGAGCCTGCCAGCCGGGATGTCGGCCACACCGGGCGCACGCGATCACGCCCTGACGCGGCGTGCCACGCTGGCCCGGCGTCGCTGGACCGAGACGCTCTTCCTCGGCACGCAGGTGGCGCTCGACGCCCTGCTGGTGGCGCTGGCCTGGTTCATCGCCTACCGAGTGCCGGTGGCGCTCCACCTGCTGCGCCTGCCGCGCGAGTTCTCGACGATGCAGGGGTTGATCGTCCTCGGCATCATCGTCGGGACGACCCTGCTGGTCTTCGCGATCGGCGGTCTGTACCGCCTCGGGCGCGGCGCATCCCGCGTGGACACGTTCTACAAGATCTGCACCCATCTCTCGCTCGCGGTGCTCCTTGCCATCGCCGCCAACGCGATCGTCCTGCATGAGAACGTTGTCCTCTCGCGGCGGGTCCTGGTGCTGGGCTGGCTCCTGGCCATCGCCATGGTCACCACCGGGCGCTTGCTCCACAGCTTCGTCGTCGGTCAGGTGCGCCTGCGCGGGGTCGCGGTCGACCGGCTGTTGATCGTCGGCACCGGGACGAACGCGCGCATCGTCCACGACAAGATCCGCAAGATGCCGGAGCTGGGCTACCACCTGGTCGGCTTCCTGGCGCACCCGAGCGAGGGCACGCCGCCGGACACGGTCAATGGGGTGCCGGTCTACGGCACGACCGGGCGGCTGGCCGAGGTGGTGCGCCGCCACCGGATCGACGAGTTGATCTTGGCGCTTGAGGGAACACCGCACGCCGAGGCGCTCGATCTGGTCTACCAGGTGATGGACCTGCCGGTGAACATCCGCGTCTACCCCGACCTGTTCCGGCTCATCACCAACGACGAACTCACCGTGAGCGACCTCGGCGGGCTGCCGATGGTCACCGTGCGCACCGCCGGCCTGCGCACCTGGAGCCGCATTGTCAAGCGTGCGGTCGACCTGGCCGTGAGCAGCGCCGTCCTCGTCTTCTGCTCCCCGCTCATGCTGCTGCTCGCCATCCTGATCAAGCTCGACTCTCCCGGCCCGGTCTTCTTCGTCCAGGAACGGGTGGGGCACGACGGGGTCCCGTTCAACCTGCTCAAGTTCCGCTCGATGCCGGTGGACGCCGAGAAGGAGACCGGACCGGTCTGGGCCACGCCCGACGACCCGCGCCCGACCCGGATCGGCCGCTTCATGCGGCGCTACTCGTTGGACGAGCTGCCGCAGTTCATCAACGTCTTCCTCGGTGAGATGAGCGTCGTCGGCCCGCGCCCGGAGCGACCCCACTTCGTCGAGCAGTTCCGCCAGACAATCCCCTACTACATGGCGCGCCACCGGGAGAAGTCAGGCATCACCGGCTGGGCTCAGGTCAACGGCCTGCGCGGCGACACCTCGATCCAGGAGCGGACCCAGTACGATCTGTACTACGTCGAGAACTGGTCGCTGCTCTTCGACATCAAGATCATGATCAAGACCCTCGCCCGCATCATCAACGACGAGAACGCGTACTAG
- a CDS encoding NAD-dependent epimerase/dehydratase family protein, with protein sequence MRVLVTGGGGFIGSHLVDALLARGDEPVVLDDWSGGSRDNLPPGVETLDMDVADPRTVSAIAALRPDGIIHGAAQVSVPRSMADPDRDRAVNVVGTAHVLAGAREAGSPRVVFLSTGGGIYGESDGADEMTLPQPKSYYSAHKYLAERYLEYSGLPYAIARLANVYGPRQRSDLEGGVVAIFTERLSAGQPITIYGSGEQYRDFVYVADVVDAVLTMLDSSVDGMWNVATGEATTVNALLAALQERLGSASAIVHEPPRPGDVFASRLSIDRIKADLGWSPRYDLAAGLDAMLK encoded by the coding sequence ATGCGAGTGCTGGTGACCGGTGGCGGAGGATTCATCGGCAGCCATCTGGTCGATGCCCTCCTCGCCCGCGGCGATGAGCCTGTCGTGCTGGACGACTGGTCCGGGGGCAGCCGTGACAACCTGCCGCCCGGCGTCGAGACCCTGGACATGGATGTCGCCGACCCCCGCACTGTCTCCGCCATTGCCGCGCTCCGCCCCGACGGCATCATCCACGGTGCGGCGCAGGTGAGCGTTCCCCGCTCGATGGCCGACCCGGACCGCGACCGCGCGGTCAACGTCGTCGGCACGGCGCACGTGCTGGCGGGCGCGCGGGAGGCGGGCTCACCGCGGGTGGTCTTCCTCTCCACCGGCGGCGGCATCTACGGGGAGAGCGACGGCGCCGACGAGATGACCCTGCCCCAACCCAAGAGCTACTACAGCGCGCACAAGTACCTGGCCGAGCGATACCTGGAGTACTCCGGCCTCCCCTACGCCATCGCCCGGCTGGCCAACGTCTATGGCCCACGCCAGCGGTCGGACCTGGAGGGCGGCGTGGTGGCGATCTTCACCGAGCGCCTGAGCGCCGGCCAGCCGATCACGATCTACGGCAGCGGAGAGCAGTACCGCGACTTCGTCTACGTGGCCGATGTGGTCGATGCGGTGCTCACGATGCTCGACAGTTCGGTCGATGGCATGTGGAACGTCGCGACCGGGGAGGCGACAACCGTGAACGCGCTGCTGGCCGCCCTCCAGGAGCGGCTCGGCTCGGCCTCGGCCATCGTCCACGAACCGCCCCGACCGGGCGACGTCTTCGCCTCGCGCCTGAGCATCGACCGCATCAAGGCCGACCTCGGCTGGTCCCCCCGCTACGACCTCGCCGCCGGCCTCGATGCGATGTTGAAGTGA
- a CDS encoding ring-cleaving dioxygenase, with protein sequence MADTIPGIHHITSISSDPQRNLDFYTDVLGLRLIKVTVNFDVPGTYHFYYGDEVGTPGTILTIFPWPHLSRRPPGTGQVVVTAFAIPSGSTGYWVDRLTSHGVTVERPAARLDEEVIAFADHDGLQYELITRDDGPAQRVWAGGPVPAEHAIRGFHGATIWVTTLEPTARLLTDLMEFRLVSEENDRLRFEVGEGPSRAVIDVASPPSAPRGEEGAGTVHHIAWRTPNDATQSAWRERLIEAGFHVTPVRDRQYFRSIYFREPGGVLFEIATDGPGFTVDEPVEELGTSLKLPPWYESRRAEIEQALPPLDRLTRSGG encoded by the coding sequence ATGGCCGACACCATCCCCGGCATTCACCACATCACATCGATCTCCTCCGACCCCCAGCGGAACCTGGACTTCTACACCGACGTGCTCGGGCTGCGCCTGATCAAGGTCACGGTCAACTTCGACGTGCCGGGCACGTACCACTTCTACTATGGCGACGAGGTGGGGACACCGGGCACGATCCTGACGATCTTCCCCTGGCCGCACCTCTCCCGGCGCCCGCCAGGCACTGGGCAGGTAGTGGTGACCGCCTTCGCCATCCCCTCGGGTTCGACCGGCTACTGGGTGGATCGGCTCACCAGCCACGGCGTGACCGTCGAGCGCCCGGCGGCACGGCTTGACGAGGAGGTAATCGCCTTCGCCGACCACGACGGGCTGCAGTACGAGCTGATTACGCGGGACGACGGCCCGGCACAGCGCGTCTGGGCAGGCGGGCCGGTGCCGGCCGAGCACGCCATCCGCGGCTTCCACGGCGCGACCATCTGGGTGACGACGCTGGAGCCGACGGCAAGACTCCTCACCGACCTGATGGAATTCCGGCTGGTGTCGGAGGAGAACGATCGGCTGCGCTTCGAAGTAGGCGAGGGCCCGAGTCGGGCGGTGATCGATGTCGCCAGCCCGCCCTCAGCACCCCGCGGGGAAGAGGGCGCGGGCACGGTACACCACATCGCCTGGCGCACGCCCAACGACGCGACGCAAAGCGCCTGGCGGGAGCGGCTCATAGAGGCCGGTTTCCACGTGACACCGGTGCGCGACCGGCAGTACTTCCGGTCGATCTACTTCCGCGAGCCGGGCGGGGTGTTGTTCGAAATCGCCACCGACGGGCCCGGCTTCACCGTCGACGAGCCGGTGGAGGAGTTGGGCACGAGCCTGAAGCTGCCGCCCTGGTACGAGTCCCGACGGGCCGAGATCGAGCAGGCGCTGCCGCCGCTCGATCGGTTGACCCGGTCCGGGGGATGA
- a CDS encoding S1C family serine protease: MTGLSTQGRLAPLGAAVTAVAERLRPSVVTIENGSGGAGAGVIWSDDGLIITNDHVVPGERARVRLGSQDVVLARVVGRDRLNDLAALRVPREGLAPAEVGDSRTLRPGQIVLAMGHPMGLSHALTLGIVSALPSDDDERELIRADLALAPGNSGGPMVDAAGRVVGINAMVASPGVALAVPSHVVADFVEHIGEPTPWLGITALPVVLPPALRRRVGVAAGLMITAVERGGPAETAGLLPGDVIVAIAEEPVRHPRHLLEALARTPAGGDLDLVILRGGQGHRLRVAPAHRAPQADAPPARSAA, from the coding sequence ATGACCGGTTTGAGCACACAAGGGCGGCTGGCACCGCTCGGGGCGGCGGTGACGGCCGTCGCCGAGCGCCTGCGGCCGAGTGTCGTCACCATCGAGAACGGAAGCGGCGGCGCCGGGGCGGGCGTCATCTGGTCGGACGACGGCCTGATCATCACCAACGACCATGTCGTGCCGGGGGAGCGGGCGCGCGTGCGGCTCGGGAGCCAGGACGTCGTGCTGGCGCGGGTCGTCGGGCGGGACCGGCTCAACGACCTGGCCGCGCTCCGCGTCCCGCGCGAAGGGTTGGCGCCCGCCGAGGTGGGCGACTCCCGCACCCTGCGTCCCGGCCAGATCGTGCTGGCAATGGGGCACCCAATGGGGCTCAGCCACGCGCTGACCCTCGGCATCGTGAGTGCGCTGCCCTCCGACGATGACGAGCGCGAGTTGATCCGCGCCGATCTGGCGCTGGCACCCGGGAACTCCGGCGGGCCGATGGTGGACGCCGCCGGGCGGGTGGTCGGGATCAACGCGATGGTCGCCTCACCGGGGGTGGCGCTGGCGGTGCCCAGCCACGTGGTGGCCGACTTCGTCGAACACATCGGCGAGCCGACCCCATGGCTGGGGATCACGGCACTGCCGGTGGTGCTCCCGCCTGCCCTGCGGCGCCGGGTCGGCGTCGCGGCTGGGTTGATGATTACCGCCGTCGAGCGCGGCGGGCCGGCCGAGACGGCCGGGCTGCTGCCAGGCGATGTGATCGTCGCGATCGCGGAGGAGCCGGTGCGCCACCCGCGGCACCTGCTGGAGGCGCTGGCGCGCACCCCGGCCGGAGGCGACCTTGATCTGGTGATCCTCCGCGGCGGCCAGGGGCACCGACTGCGGGTCGCGCCCGCGCACCGTGCGCCGCAAGCTGACGCACCGCCCGCCCGCAGCGCCGCCTAG